One genomic window of Garra rufa chromosome 24, GarRuf1.0, whole genome shotgun sequence includes the following:
- the mix23 gene encoding protein MIX23, with protein MQAAFGHPQRAGPFQAIMAAPGGRLNCEDFSMFQEVLKVMRTIDDRIVHALNTTVPTASFSGKVDATQTCKELYESLMEAHLSRDKAIKSCITETSAVVGQLREERAKDIDNLSITKQLRKEQTKLKLMQSELNVEEVVNDRSLKLFKERCRIHYTPPKIK; from the exons ATGCAGGCAGCATTTGGACACCCTCAGCGTGCAGGACCTTTTCAGGCAATAATGGCGGCGCCCGGTGGACGTCTGAACTGTGAGGACTTTTCAATGTTTCAG GAAGTATTAAAAGTGATGCGCACCATAGATGACAGAATTGTCCATGCACTCAATACCACTGTGCCCACTGCATCTTTTTCCGGCAAAGTGGACGCCACACAGACCTGCAAAGAACTTTATGAATCT TTAATGGAAGCTCATCTTTCCAGAGATAAGGCAATAAAGTCATGTATTACAGAGACCTCAGCTGTCGTCGGGCAGTTACGTGAAGAGAGGGCCAAAGATATCGACAACTTGTCAATAACTAAGCAACTCAGGAAAGAGCAAACTAAG TTAAAACTTATGCAGTCTGAGCTAAATGTTGAAGAAGTGGTCAATGACCGGAGTCTGAAG CTTTTCAAAGAAAGGTGCCGAATTCACTACACCCCTCCCAAGATCAAGTGA